A window of Tautonia plasticadhaerens contains these coding sequences:
- a CDS encoding response regulator gives MKTVFTTGEAAKICKVSQQTIIRCFDSGQLKGFRVPGSRFRRIPRDALYRFMRENNIPTDALESGRRKILVVDDEPEVVQIIKDALLADGRFEVKDVDNGFGAGMMAKEYHPDLMVLDIMLPDINGKAVCELVRRDPSMSDIKIFCISGMIEEDKIDDLKESGADDFMSKPLDVDELIRRICKHLDLEMPATP, from the coding sequence ATGAAGACCGTCTTTACGACCGGTGAGGCCGCCAAGATCTGCAAGGTGAGTCAGCAGACGATCATCCGCTGCTTCGACTCCGGTCAGCTCAAGGGCTTCCGCGTCCCGGGCTCCCGATTCCGCCGCATCCCTCGCGATGCCCTCTATCGCTTCATGCGGGAGAACAACATCCCCACCGACGCGCTGGAGAGCGGCCGACGCAAGATCCTCGTCGTCGACGACGAGCCGGAGGTCGTCCAGATCATCAAGGACGCCCTGCTCGCCGACGGCCGGTTCGAGGTGAAGGACGTCGACAACGGCTTCGGCGCCGGCATGATGGCCAAGGAGTACCACCCCGACTTGATGGTCCTGGACATCATGCTGCCGGACATCAACGGCAAGGCCGTCTGCGAGTTGGTCCGCCGCGACCCGTCGATGTCGGATATCAAGATCTTCTGCATCTCGGGGATGATCGAGGAGGACAAGATCGACGACCTGAAGGAATCCGGCGCCGACGACTTCATGTCCAAGCCGCTGGACGTCGACGAGCTGATCCGCCGGATCTGCAAGCACCTCGACCTGGAGATGCCGGCCACGCCCTGA
- a CDS encoding GAP1-M domain-containing protein, producing the protein MEQIYYTQCPMGYGLGASNGFQIKRIGAGYPASGDVRHLALRPFLPGSNGKVLAPGTLRYRRLGATAEVAWLEPRGREYETERGQWGRPGGHFAHGLRLDPEDLAALAGWPAGLFARPFWRRSDPEPSRGRRPEPLTVGRDDLSAPPDFEHVSPTFDLDPETLARLLAAVAEAVRSGRTLFLIDRSDRLGPRVAAATFAFPEVLRAELTFSTYHDRPEELSGFRIHGTVPSPMLNRALLAGLGPIVDLSAGRFEPETTPPAWASILASWFIRRSPRDAEAWVRTDARARSARRPEDPSILWSDSWLDGLIGMEEAVRQPDSGLAPDLDWSRLARQAAWASAAGLAGELARARGPRWWDPQVGEIPREKASHEAFWSMVLAPETWDEEGVRDSADWGRLAARFWIRYQSPQREQMLNAALRRIAPADALARFLDGLIRSVPAEAGRSALQWLERRDAIDLGVLLPLKARVAVDLLRVEGKEDALVEVLGLVTGQSRESLPTVLDLIAEAAGEDRESIPLARLLERGDPESRAVFERWALRRASRDGEDWLSPAIRRLLAHEFDRVEWDALRDRTPKDLMPQLARVCLEVSSAPGSSPEAYSWTVEDLLLRIREADRPTSTRWIEHYLRVVASPYDLATRIGARGEVLRRWLATVRDETGLTGQAIALLDDADAIGLLLEGRPSMPGDALLDRLPAGDRAPVLGRLIDHLACGQFDESKPIFVRCAERWPGAFDAGADGLDEMAGPITGLLLQFLPDPELWIECLGLVVSWLGVDRSGDRSWPEDGLASAVVSETSRRSADPQAAWDLRSGLLRDERAYRALDRDVGRDLRSQHARLAGDVARGWDRSLDKGTHSARFFEVLLNSCDGPRLAAVVPEFAGDLRTVGGLRWWLGESRGDGTVDLRVAFPGIIPMAPLPSPRCLNPIEAWLCVRGPGRPSATVRDDPDLLPELGEGRVDFASSASGPEASLPGPEADRWSCIRALTEFHWGGKTSEARWTELALWRKSEAPGISPPISSLVRHDRYDFLAWLILALDHPGPGSYEVEATARWAVKRIGLRSSPRLLSHLEAIAGSGIVIPRDRLQLARDLSHQMALQLDD; encoded by the coding sequence ATGGAGCAAATCTATTACACGCAATGCCCGATGGGCTACGGCCTCGGGGCGAGCAACGGGTTCCAGATCAAGCGGATCGGGGCCGGATACCCCGCCTCGGGGGACGTTCGCCACCTGGCCCTCCGCCCCTTCCTGCCGGGGTCGAACGGCAAGGTACTGGCCCCGGGGACGCTCCGATACCGCCGACTCGGGGCGACGGCCGAGGTCGCCTGGCTCGAACCCAGGGGTCGGGAATATGAGACCGAGCGCGGCCAGTGGGGACGCCCCGGCGGCCATTTCGCGCACGGGCTCCGGCTCGACCCCGAGGACTTAGCCGCCCTCGCCGGATGGCCTGCCGGGCTCTTCGCTCGCCCCTTCTGGAGACGCTCCGACCCGGAGCCGAGCCGGGGCCGACGGCCGGAACCGCTGACGGTCGGCCGGGATGACCTGTCCGCCCCCCCGGACTTCGAGCACGTCTCGCCGACGTTCGATCTCGACCCCGAGACGCTTGCCCGTCTCCTCGCCGCCGTGGCCGAGGCTGTCCGATCCGGCCGGACCCTCTTCCTGATCGACCGGTCGGATCGGCTCGGCCCCCGCGTCGCCGCGGCGACATTCGCGTTCCCCGAGGTGCTCCGGGCCGAGTTGACGTTCTCGACGTATCACGACCGTCCCGAGGAGTTGAGCGGGTTCCGCATCCACGGGACGGTCCCGTCTCCGATGCTCAATCGCGCCCTCCTCGCCGGCCTCGGCCCAATCGTCGATCTGAGCGCCGGTCGGTTCGAGCCCGAGACGACCCCGCCTGCCTGGGCCTCGATCCTCGCTTCCTGGTTCATCCGGCGTTCGCCCCGGGACGCCGAGGCGTGGGTCCGGACCGACGCCCGGGCCCGATCGGCCCGACGACCGGAGGATCCTTCGATCCTCTGGTCCGACTCCTGGCTCGACGGGTTGATCGGAATGGAGGAAGCCGTCAGGCAACCCGATTCCGGACTGGCCCCGGACCTGGACTGGTCCCGGCTCGCCCGACAGGCCGCCTGGGCCTCCGCGGCGGGCCTCGCGGGGGAGCTCGCCCGGGCCCGGGGCCCGCGCTGGTGGGATCCTCAGGTCGGAGAGATCCCGAGGGAAAAGGCATCGCACGAGGCGTTCTGGTCGATGGTCCTTGCCCCCGAGACCTGGGATGAGGAGGGCGTCCGGGATTCGGCCGACTGGGGGCGGCTCGCCGCCCGCTTCTGGATCCGATATCAATCCCCCCAGCGTGAGCAGATGCTCAACGCGGCACTCCGGAGGATCGCCCCCGCGGACGCACTCGCCCGGTTCCTGGACGGCCTGATCCGATCCGTCCCGGCCGAGGCGGGCCGGTCGGCCCTCCAATGGTTGGAGCGTCGAGACGCGATCGATCTCGGGGTCCTGCTCCCGTTGAAGGCGCGAGTGGCCGTCGATCTCTTGCGTGTGGAGGGAAAGGAGGATGCACTCGTGGAGGTCCTCGGTCTGGTGACCGGGCAATCCCGAGAAAGCCTCCCGACCGTGCTCGACCTGATCGCGGAGGCGGCCGGGGAGGATCGGGAATCGATCCCGCTTGCCCGGCTCCTGGAGCGGGGCGATCCCGAGTCCCGGGCTGTCTTCGAGCGCTGGGCCTTGCGCAGAGCCTCACGGGACGGGGAGGACTGGCTCTCCCCCGCGATCCGTCGCCTCCTCGCCCACGAGTTCGACCGGGTCGAGTGGGATGCCCTCCGGGACCGAACGCCGAAGGATCTCATGCCCCAACTGGCCCGGGTCTGCCTGGAGGTTTCCTCCGCTCCCGGTTCCTCCCCGGAGGCCTATTCCTGGACGGTGGAGGATCTGTTGCTCCGGATCCGCGAAGCCGACCGGCCGACCTCGACTCGGTGGATCGAGCACTACCTCCGGGTGGTCGCCTCTCCTTACGACCTGGCGACCCGCATCGGGGCCCGGGGCGAGGTCCTCCGACGATGGCTCGCCACGGTCCGAGACGAGACCGGGCTTACCGGCCAGGCTATTGCCCTGCTCGACGACGCCGATGCCATCGGTCTGCTGCTCGAAGGCCGGCCGTCGATGCCCGGAGACGCCTTGCTCGACCGACTCCCGGCCGGGGATCGGGCCCCGGTGTTGGGGCGATTGATCGACCACCTGGCTTGCGGCCAGTTCGACGAGAGCAAGCCGATCTTCGTCCGCTGCGCGGAGCGGTGGCCGGGGGCGTTCGACGCCGGGGCGGACGGCCTGGACGAGATGGCAGGGCCGATCACCGGGCTCTTGCTCCAATTCCTCCCCGACCCGGAACTCTGGATCGAATGCCTCGGTCTCGTGGTCTCCTGGCTGGGGGTCGATCGATCGGGCGACCGGTCCTGGCCGGAGGACGGGCTCGCCTCTGCGGTCGTGTCCGAGACCAGCCGGCGGTCGGCCGACCCCCAGGCGGCCTGGGACCTGCGATCGGGCTTGCTGCGGGACGAGCGGGCCTATCGGGCCCTCGATCGCGACGTGGGACGCGACCTGCGTTCGCAGCATGCTCGCCTCGCGGGCGATGTGGCCCGAGGCTGGGACCGATCGTTGGACAAGGGGACGCACTCCGCCCGGTTCTTTGAGGTGCTGCTCAACTCCTGCGACGGCCCGAGGCTCGCCGCCGTCGTCCCCGAATTCGCCGGCGACCTGAGGACGGTAGGCGGTCTCCGCTGGTGGCTCGGGGAATCCCGGGGGGACGGCACCGTCGACCTTCGGGTCGCCTTCCCCGGGATCATCCCGATGGCCCCGCTCCCCTCTCCCCGGTGCCTGAACCCCATCGAGGCCTGGTTGTGCGTGCGGGGGCCCGGTCGGCCCTCAGCGACCGTCCGGGATGATCCGGATTTGCTCCCGGAACTCGGGGAGGGTCGAGTGGACTTCGCCTCCTCCGCGTCTGGCCCCGAGGCCAGTCTCCCCGGTCCGGAAGCCGATCGATGGTCCTGCATCCGGGCCCTCACGGAGTTCCACTGGGGCGGGAAGACTTCGGAGGCCCGATGGACCGAGCTGGCACTATGGAGGAAATCGGAGGCCCCCGGAATCTCCCCCCCGATCTCGTCGCTGGTACGACACGATCGGTATGATTTCCTCGCATGGCTCATCCTCGCGCTGGATCATCCGGGCCCGGGTTCGTACGAGGTCGAGGCGACGGCCCGATGGGCCGTGAAGCGGATCGGCCTCCGTTCGAGCCCCCGGCTCCTCTCCCACCTCGAGGCGATCGCCGGGTCGGGGATTGTCATCCCCCGGGATCGGCTCCAGTTGGCCCGGGACCTGTCGCATCAGATGGCCTTGCAACTCGATGATTGA
- a CDS encoding endonuclease MutS2 — MDTHTLELLQFGRVRSLVASYAASPLGREAALAIEPSTDPGEIRHRQALTTEMTDALAAGLSPPLAGLIDVRGAVRRAAIGATLDAEELADIASTLRIIADVDRWLSRIGDSFPRLGALKQEVGEFSGVANAIDGCLDARGIVLDTASRRLSEIRREIGVAEERIQETLRRMLRSPEIRRILRYPNFTVVGQHYVLPVARDHRGELKGSVHRTSASNETVYIEPQAVAEQSAQLSYLRSKETKEVRRILRWLSAQVGQVAEPLGTTLDVMAGLDLVLCRGRFSLDYRMTPPDLNTEGRILLRGARHPILEHLFREETKRLRAEAEAEARQASDADPADGEGGADGPGNGESDTGSGGFAVGFHQPPVGTIARPPESTGPVRGFHELPVGSRVPWVAPPEFRFDRDLFQPPVGRPADLGEAGSDETPSAGPTVTFRRLPEPEPFESEQELKGGLSGRPVEQRRRERGEAGGSGPAASTRTPGSEAEPSRSRPDIPTREVVPIDLHLGLQFNLLVITGPNTGGKTVALKTVGLLAVMAQCGMHIPAKQGSQVTVLDDVLADIGDEQSLEQSLSTFSSHIRRITEILRKATDRSLVLMDEVGAGTDPAEGAALGRAILDELDNTGCRAIVTTHIGDLKTYAFSNPRAENAAVEFDVETLQPRYRVHIGDIGASNALQIARRLSMPPHLVDRASWYLDRRRQSGEDTPEWEAVQRMRSEAEQARQEAMAQQAEAERTRAALAQKLADLQSQAERDARLADSRARLQPGDRVVVPRLGYDRPGRVVRIDPKKNKAVVAIGQMNWDVTIDELIPQVLKTPEAPTPHRGLSAAQQGGRSR, encoded by the coding sequence ATGGATACGCATACGCTGGAGTTGCTCCAATTCGGCCGCGTCCGATCGCTGGTCGCCTCCTACGCGGCCTCGCCGCTGGGCCGGGAGGCCGCGCTCGCCATCGAGCCGAGCACCGACCCGGGGGAGATCCGCCATCGCCAGGCGTTGACGACCGAGATGACCGACGCGCTGGCCGCCGGGCTCTCCCCGCCCCTCGCCGGGCTGATCGACGTGCGGGGCGCCGTCCGTCGGGCCGCCATCGGCGCCACGCTCGACGCCGAGGAGCTGGCCGACATCGCCTCGACCTTGCGGATCATCGCCGACGTCGACCGTTGGCTGTCCCGGATCGGCGACTCGTTCCCCAGGCTCGGCGCACTGAAGCAGGAGGTCGGCGAGTTCTCCGGCGTGGCCAATGCGATCGACGGCTGCCTGGATGCGAGGGGGATCGTCCTCGACACCGCCAGCCGACGCCTCTCGGAGATCCGCCGCGAGATCGGGGTCGCGGAGGAGCGGATCCAGGAGACGCTCCGACGGATGCTCCGGTCCCCCGAGATCCGCCGGATCCTCCGATACCCGAATTTCACCGTCGTCGGCCAGCACTACGTCCTCCCCGTCGCCCGGGACCATCGGGGTGAGCTGAAGGGGTCGGTCCACCGGACCAGTGCCAGCAACGAGACGGTCTACATCGAGCCCCAGGCGGTGGCCGAGCAATCCGCGCAGCTCTCATACCTCAGGTCGAAAGAGACGAAGGAGGTCCGCCGGATCCTCCGATGGCTCAGCGCCCAGGTCGGCCAGGTGGCCGAGCCGCTCGGCACCACCCTCGACGTGATGGCCGGGCTGGACCTCGTCCTCTGCCGGGGCCGATTCAGCCTCGACTACCGGATGACCCCGCCCGACCTGAATACCGAGGGGCGCATCCTCCTCCGGGGTGCCCGACACCCGATCCTCGAGCACCTGTTCCGCGAAGAGACCAAACGCCTCCGGGCCGAGGCCGAGGCCGAAGCGAGGCAGGCGAGCGACGCAGATCCGGCAGACGGCGAGGGCGGGGCGGACGGCCCGGGCAACGGCGAGTCGGACACCGGGTCGGGAGGCTTCGCCGTCGGCTTCCACCAACCCCCGGTGGGTACGATCGCCAGGCCCCCGGAGTCGACCGGCCCGGTTCGAGGCTTCCACGAATTGCCGGTCGGCAGCCGTGTCCCCTGGGTCGCTCCCCCCGAATTCCGGTTCGACCGGGACCTGTTCCAGCCCCCGGTCGGCCGCCCGGCCGACCTCGGCGAGGCGGGGTCGGACGAGACGCCGAGTGCCGGACCGACCGTCACCTTCCGACGCCTCCCTGAGCCCGAGCCGTTCGAGAGCGAGCAGGAGCTGAAGGGGGGCCTCTCGGGACGACCGGTCGAGCAACGGCGACGCGAGCGGGGCGAGGCGGGCGGGTCGGGCCCGGCGGCCTCGACTCGGACGCCGGGGTCGGAGGCCGAACCATCCCGATCGAGGCCGGACATCCCGACCCGCGAGGTCGTGCCGATCGACTTGCACCTGGGGCTCCAGTTCAACCTACTCGTCATCACCGGGCCGAACACGGGGGGCAAGACGGTGGCCTTGAAGACCGTCGGCTTGCTGGCGGTCATGGCCCAGTGCGGGATGCACATCCCGGCGAAGCAGGGGTCGCAGGTGACGGTCCTGGACGACGTGCTGGCCGACATCGGCGACGAGCAAAGCCTCGAGCAGTCCCTCTCGACCTTCTCCTCGCACATCCGGCGGATCACCGAGATCCTCCGCAAGGCGACGGATCGGTCGCTGGTCTTGATGGACGAGGTCGGTGCGGGCACGGATCCGGCCGAGGGGGCCGCGCTCGGCCGGGCGATCCTCGACGAGCTGGACAACACCGGATGCCGGGCGATCGTCACCACCCACATCGGCGACCTGAAGACCTATGCCTTCTCGAACCCCCGGGCCGAGAACGCCGCCGTCGAGTTCGACGTGGAGACGCTCCAGCCCCGCTACCGCGTCCATATCGGCGACATCGGCGCCTCGAACGCGCTCCAGATCGCCCGACGCCTCTCGATGCCCCCCCACCTGGTCGACCGCGCCTCCTGGTACCTCGACCGTCGCCGACAGTCCGGGGAAGACACCCCCGAGTGGGAAGCCGTCCAGCGGATGCGATCCGAGGCCGAGCAGGCCCGACAGGAGGCCATGGCCCAGCAGGCCGAGGCGGAGCGCACCCGGGCCGCCCTCGCGCAGAAGCTCGCCGACCTCCAGTCCCAGGCCGAGCGGGACGCCCGGCTCGCCGATTCCCGGGCCCGGCTCCAGCCCGGCGATCGCGTCGTCGTGCCCCGGCTCGGCTACGACCGGCCGGGCCGGGTGGTCCGGATCGACCCTAAGAAGAACAAGGCGGTCGTCGCGATCGGCCAGATGAACTGGGACGTGACGATCGACGAGCTGATCCCTCAGGTCCTGAAGACCCCCGAGGCCCCCACCCCCCACCGGGGGCTCTCTGCGGCCCAGCAGGGCGGGCGATCCCGATAG
- a CDS encoding HEAT repeat domain-containing protein, whose product MDGRSPRLTGSALLPIVLCLAAFSTGCGGVGFIGTTASSFLRHVRESEDPNVRYAAFTKLADPSCYDDESQKTEAVRELVAALEGGQESVATQAAICRTLGALDRPEALTALRKAALADDPIVRAQACRSLGRIGTAEDGTILARVMATDVSRDCRVAAIEAMGTLEQVDPRIGLSLVEGMCNPDPAIRAASYQALKEVTGEDLGFEVDQWDQLARSRLGEAAPPM is encoded by the coding sequence ATGGATGGCCGCAGTCCCCGACTGACCGGATCGGCCCTCCTGCCGATCGTCCTCTGCCTCGCTGCGTTCTCCACCGGCTGCGGAGGGGTCGGTTTCATCGGCACCACCGCGTCGAGCTTCCTGAGGCACGTCCGGGAGAGCGAAGATCCCAACGTCCGATACGCCGCCTTCACCAAGCTCGCCGACCCGAGTTGCTACGACGACGAGTCGCAGAAGACCGAGGCCGTCCGCGAACTGGTCGCCGCGCTGGAAGGGGGCCAGGAGTCGGTCGCGACCCAGGCGGCCATCTGCCGGACCCTCGGCGCCCTCGACCGACCCGAGGCCCTCACCGCACTCCGCAAGGCGGCGCTGGCGGATGACCCCATCGTCCGCGCGCAGGCCTGCCGCTCCCTCGGCCGGATCGGCACGGCCGAGGATGGGACGATCCTCGCCCGGGTCATGGCGACCGACGTCAGCCGGGACTGTCGGGTCGCCGCGATCGAGGCGATGGGGACGCTGGAGCAGGTCGACCCCCGGATCGGCCTCTCGCTGGTCGAGGGGATGTGCAATCCCGATCCCGCCATCCGGGCGGCCAGCTACCAGGCCCTGAAGGAGGTCACCGGCGAGGACCTCGGCTTCGAGGTCGACCAGTGGGACCAGCTCGCACGGTCTCGGCTCGGCGAGGCCGCTCCCCCGATGTAA
- a CDS encoding ROK family protein produces the protein MTTPAEGSLVLGIDLGGTKILAGVVDDQHRIVGRAKESTPAREGPEALREALVSAGRDALQVAGIGPERLSAIGIGSPGPLDVDAGVIRSSPNLNVTDFPLKGTLEEAFGTPVAVQNDVRVGGYGEFKLGAGRGYRDVLAAFVGTGIGGCLIRDGRIVTGVTGNAGEIGHLIVKADGPKCGCGRKGCLEAVASRTAITRRVYKAIKKGASTPLRDVVKSKTSRLKSKELSGAYRSGDPVAVHEVDRAARFLGLALGGLMNVLGPEIIIVGGGVTEALGGPFVDLVRNAARAQAMADPDRLVRIEQAELGDDSGLLGAALIARERFVGTGEPQRT, from the coding sequence ATGACCACGCCAGCCGAAGGGTCCCTTGTCCTGGGGATCGACCTAGGGGGCACGAAAATCCTGGCCGGCGTGGTCGACGATCAGCACCGGATCGTGGGCCGGGCCAAGGAGTCGACCCCCGCCCGTGAAGGGCCGGAGGCGCTCCGAGAGGCGCTCGTCTCGGCGGGCCGGGACGCGTTGCAGGTCGCCGGGATCGGGCCGGAGCGCCTGTCGGCGATCGGGATCGGCTCTCCCGGCCCGCTCGACGTGGATGCCGGGGTGATCCGGTCGAGCCCCAATCTCAACGTCACCGACTTCCCCCTCAAGGGAACGCTCGAGGAAGCCTTCGGCACGCCGGTCGCCGTGCAGAACGACGTGAGGGTCGGCGGCTACGGCGAGTTCAAGCTCGGCGCCGGCCGGGGGTATCGCGACGTGCTCGCCGCGTTCGTCGGCACCGGGATCGGCGGTTGCCTGATTCGGGACGGCCGGATCGTCACGGGAGTGACCGGCAACGCCGGAGAGATCGGTCACCTGATCGTCAAGGCCGACGGCCCGAAATGCGGCTGCGGCCGGAAGGGGTGCCTGGAGGCGGTCGCCAGCCGGACGGCGATCACCCGACGGGTCTATAAGGCGATCAAGAAGGGGGCCTCGACCCCGCTCCGAGACGTGGTCAAGAGCAAGACCTCCCGGCTCAAGAGCAAGGAACTCTCCGGCGCCTATCGGTCGGGAGATCCGGTCGCCGTGCACGAGGTCGACCGCGCCGCCCGGTTCCTGGGGCTGGCGTTGGGAGGGCTCATGAACGTGCTCGGGCCGGAGATCATCATCGTCGGCGGGGGGGTCACCGAGGCCCTCGGCGGCCCATTCGTCGACCTGGTCCGGAACGCCGCGCGAGCCCAGGCGATGGCCGATCCGGATCGCCTGGTCCGCATCGAACAGGCCGAGCTGGGGGACGATTCCGGCCTGCTCGGCGCCGCCCTGATCGCCCGTGAGCGGTTCGTCGGGACCGGGGAACCGCAACGGACCTGA
- a CDS encoding ATP-binding protein, with product MRGPRPTTGTGADGPIRDRLDRLGGLPLRPSTVRSLLRDGPGAAAGLDLLDPGWAVLVSARGPDLAPELLAELPFWSPCDVGAAEARDRLWRFSVATALAARRLAELEGDPDPDASGRSGLLHPIALWALAAVAPNGLSAWLEADDQARRRLESSWFGRDPADFGHSMARRWGCDPDVLDATLFAGRSNPVPPGLVTDPAGLDRLRAARRQAMRTPWALPGPRPEIGLDEVDRRGLLAKVQSLSAGGLTGGGSPADEAELLRDASRLFARNRQFERELGELDRRLSAAIGALDRPPTDPPFQDPGAVLDAMAEFAAGAAHELNNPLAIVAGRAQLLQARLEDPEHRLALQTIIGQARRAHQILRDLIYIARPPSPRRMPCVPDRVLRDAVEDLQDEARSREIQLSSRLSRSSTAVSTDPEALRHLADALLRNALEATDPGGEVVLESIDDPRSIVWEVRDNGIGLDEDRAAHLLDPFYCGRQAGRGLGLGLPRVARFVSAVGGRIRWESADGPGTVVRVELPIGVVDEPATIDLNRPGVRDAS from the coding sequence GTGCGAGGGCCTCGACCGACCACCGGAACCGGCGCCGACGGCCCGATCCGGGACCGACTCGACCGCCTCGGCGGGCTACCGCTTCGGCCGTCGACCGTCCGTTCCCTGCTCCGGGACGGGCCCGGGGCCGCCGCCGGGCTGGATCTCCTCGACCCCGGCTGGGCGGTCCTCGTGTCCGCCCGAGGCCCTGACCTCGCGCCGGAGTTGCTCGCCGAACTCCCCTTCTGGTCTCCCTGCGACGTCGGCGCCGCCGAGGCCCGGGATCGGCTCTGGCGATTCTCGGTGGCGACGGCCCTGGCCGCCCGACGACTGGCCGAACTGGAGGGCGACCCGGATCCCGACGCCTCCGGCCGTTCGGGTCTGCTCCACCCGATCGCCCTGTGGGCCCTGGCCGCCGTCGCCCCCAACGGGCTCTCGGCGTGGCTGGAGGCCGACGACCAGGCCCGCCGACGCCTGGAGTCGTCATGGTTCGGCCGGGATCCGGCAGACTTCGGGCACTCGATGGCCCGGCGATGGGGGTGCGATCCCGACGTCCTCGACGCGACCCTGTTCGCCGGCCGATCCAACCCGGTCCCACCCGGACTGGTGACTGATCCGGCGGGGCTCGACCGACTCAGGGCCGCTCGGCGACAGGCCATGCGGACGCCCTGGGCCCTGCCCGGACCTCGTCCCGAGATAGGGCTCGACGAAGTCGATCGTCGGGGGCTGCTGGCGAAGGTCCAGTCGCTCAGCGCCGGAGGTCTGACCGGCGGCGGATCCCCGGCGGACGAGGCCGAACTGCTCCGCGACGCGTCCCGGCTGTTCGCCCGAAACCGGCAGTTTGAACGCGAGTTGGGGGAACTCGACCGCCGGCTCTCGGCGGCGATCGGGGCCCTCGACCGGCCCCCGACCGACCCGCCATTCCAGGACCCGGGGGCCGTCCTCGATGCGATGGCCGAGTTCGCCGCCGGGGCGGCCCACGAGCTGAACAACCCGCTGGCGATCGTCGCCGGTCGGGCCCAGTTGCTCCAGGCCCGGCTGGAGGACCCTGAACATCGGCTCGCCCTCCAGACGATCATCGGCCAGGCCCGTCGAGCCCACCAGATCCTCCGGGACCTGATTTACATCGCCCGGCCGCCCTCCCCTCGCCGGATGCCGTGCGTGCCGGATCGCGTCTTACGAGACGCCGTCGAAGACCTCCAGGACGAGGCCCGTTCCAGGGAGATCCAGCTTTCCTCCCGACTCTCCCGTTCCTCGACCGCCGTCTCGACGGACCCCGAGGCCCTCCGCCACCTGGCCGACGCCCTGCTCCGCAACGCCCTGGAGGCGACCGATCCGGGCGGGGAGGTTGTCCTGGAATCGATCGATGATCCCCGGTCGATCGTCTGGGAAGTCCGGGATAATGGCATCGGTCTGGACGAAGACCGCGCCGCCCACCTGCTGGACCCTTTCTACTGCGGCAGGCAGGCCGGGCGGGGGCTCGGCCTCGGCCTGCCCCGTGTCGCCCGGTTCGTGAGTGCGGTCGGCGGCCGGATCCGCTGGGAGTCGGCGGACGGGCCCGGGACGGTCGTCCGGGTCGAGCTGCCGATCGGAGTCGTGGACGAACCCGCCACGATCGATCTGAATCGACCCGGCGTCAGGGACGCGAGCTGA